From Camelina sativa cultivar DH55 chromosome 5, Cs, whole genome shotgun sequence:
agacttatgtattcaacttgacattttaagtgatttgtgtaaaagttacaaatcctatgttattcaatcatggattttaaaaagtctcctgaaatccactgttattgaactgatgatttaaaaatctactttaaaatccactgttattcaaaacagtttgtggatttgaattttaataagttttagggattctagaggatttgagaggatttgtttagttaaaaatacagaaatccaaatctcatggttttaggtgggatttgaaataattttcctataaatcatatcaacttccctaaaatctacaaaaattccaaatttcctaaatcccatcaaatcctccaaaatcattgtttcaatacacccctctTATAGCcatgtttgattgttttggacGAAGAAAGGGTTTGCAGGTTTCAGGTTATGTTGTTCTTTTCTAAAATCTCTTTTATTgacaacaagtaaaaaaaacttttcaatACAGTATGAAGATTTAAAATGTTAACAATAGATTTTGCCTAAGTACTCAACATGTTTTTTCCCAGATTATTCCCCTTTTTAAGGCTTAAAAGAAGACTGTATCTTATGGTGTTCATACTTAAAAATTGAATGAAAATTAACTATTCGTTGaatacttttgttttggttcggACGTAATAATATCGAGAATCTAattagatttgtaaattttggtaAGATTTTTGACGATTGTTTGGAGAAAGAGAGTATATTGAATTTGTTAGCAATAATTCCAAAAATTTAGATCgatttgttaaattaaaatttttattttgctctTTGAAATTAGATATCGTAGTGACATTATGATGTAAtgatttttataagattttaggttatttttttttttcaaatgctttcaataaaagaaaaattgaaagaaaaaaaggaaaaaatttaCTTGGGGGAACATGATGCAAGTCTATTCCAGTAGAGATCAGCGCCTGCTGGGTCAAATGAGGAATGAGTTGCATATCACCGAAGGCATAGATGGACACGGGACCTTGGTAATTCGCTTTTTCAAGCGAGTCCCTAATGCTTCTCCCTAGGCGGCGGGCATCATAACCCTTAGGAATGTGGCAATTCTCCGTGTCCCACCATACAGCTATTTTGGCTGTCGTAAAGTCTATCCCCTCCTtcgtaaaggaaaaaaaacaatgagattGATAACGAGTTAATTGAATGCATTATAAAGTTGGAGAAAAAgtaatgttttatattatgaggtttaataatataattacatGTAATGGATTCACAGaagatataatttaaaaaagcCAATTTACTAATGTGTCATGTGCGACATTAAtcgattaagaaaataataataatataggaGGATTATATTACCTGTGGTGCTGAAGTTTGAGGTGGCGAACACAGTGGAGGTGGTGCATGAGTGGCTgaatttttatcattaaaaaaagttatatacaaattaaaatttccaaagtataaaataaaagaatcgaCGACCGGTACCAAATCCCGGACATAGTGGAGAACGACGAGACcctattaacaaaaaaaaaaaaatatttaaaaaaaatagtgaaaaagagagagatagggagaaagaaaaaaaaacaaacatttaccCAGAAATCGGCTGATTCCAAATCGATCAGCGACGCTGGCTGTGCGAAAGACATGCATAAACatcattttttgaaaaatcgaATCCATACCCTGCTGAATTGAATGGTAAGAGTTATTAACTAAGTAATaatgcaaacaaaaaacagaactcTGTTAAAATCCGATCCGATTGTACAGATCATAATCCGACTCAGAAACAGATCGAAACCCAAACGTAGGatcaaaaaacaaagagaacgAGGGGCTGAGATCGAGAGAGCTTACCAGGATGATGTTAATAGCCGGTGCCTGCAATAGATTCTTTTATTTAGTTCGATGGAGAACAATGCCTTTTATATATGAGTATCACACACATTAGGTAAAATGATACAAAGTAGGGTTTAAAAAGTAGTACAAAGCTAATTAGATGTGACCCATGAAGGCCCAATACCTTTTTTGACAAACGAAGGCCCAATACCTACATGACCAAAGTTATATTATTTCGgaccatttgttttttcttataatatggTCTTGTTCATTTTCAAGTCTCTCGATTGCGACAGAAAAATAGGCAAAAACAGCTCATACTAATATGAAGAGGAGTTGCTAGGCAAAAACAGCTCATACTAATATGAAGAGGAGTTGCTGCCGGTGTGAAAAAGAGTCGCTGCACTGTTCAGATGAGCTGCCGCAACGATCGCTAGAAAATCCGGCAACTTCTCTCTCCCCCTGCGACATTTTTTCTCTCCCTCTGTGACACGTCCGCATCTTCT
This genomic window contains:
- the LOC104788376 gene encoding meiosis arrest female protein 1 gives rise to the protein MDSIFQKMMFMHVFRTASVADRFGISRFLGSRRSPLCPGFATHAPPPLCSPPQTSAPQEGIDFTTAKIAVWWDTENCHIPKGYDARRLGRSIRDSLEKANYQGPVSIYAFGDMQLIPHLTQQALISTGIDLHHVPPKNNDDKDVSDYKIIGDIFNWTMTNPNPANIMVISGDKDYSVALHQLRLRRYNILLGVPLNGASPSLVIAGNQVWLWTSLLAGGNPLTKTGIAQLIK